A stretch of the Aegilops tauschii subsp. strangulata cultivar AL8/78 chromosome 4, Aet v6.0, whole genome shotgun sequence genome encodes the following:
- the LOC109770289 gene encoding uncharacterized protein, which yields MASSQANLEKMQLRQSYRNLWHTDLPNAIQADFPYCCLSLWCGPCVSYMLRKRALYNDMSRYTCCAGYMPCSGKCGESKCPEFCLATEVFLCFGNSVASTRFLLQDEFNIQTTKCDNCIIGFMFCLQQVACIFSIVAAIVGSEELSEASQILSCLSDMVYCSVCACMQTQHKVEMDKRDGKFGPQPMQVPPMQQMSRIDQPVPPPAGYAPQPAYGQPYGAYPPPPAQGYPPPPAQGYPPAGYPPAGYPQAQGSSYPPPGSYPPPGSYPPPQGYYGK from the exons ATGGCGTCGTCGCAGGCGAATCTGGAGAAGATGCAGCTCCGCCAGAGCTACCGCAACCTCTGGCACACCGACCTCCCCAACGCCATCCAGGCCGACTTCCCCT ACTGCTGCCTGTCGCTCTGGTG TGGGCCATGCGTGTCATACATGCTTCGTAAAAGGGCTCTCTACAATGACATGTCAAG GTATACGTGCTGTGCTGGCTATATGCCGTGTAGTGGCAAGTGTGGTGAAAGCAAATGCCCAGAATTCTGTCTTGCAACTGAG GTGTTTCTGTGCTTTGGTAATTCAGTTGCTTCAACCCGCTTCTTGCTTCAAGACGAATTCAACATACAGACAACCAAGTGTGATAACTGCATCATT GGTTTCATGTTCTGCCTTCAACAAGTTGCTTGCATCTTCTCAATAGTTGCTGCTATTGTCGGTAGTGAGGAACTTTCAGAGGCTTCCCAGATCCTTTCCTGCCTGTCTGATATGGTCTACTGCTC GGTTTGCGCCTGTATGCAG ACACAGCACAAGGTTGAAATGGACAAGAGGGATGGGAAGTTCGGGCCACAGCCCATGCAAGTGCCTCCAATGCAGCAGATGTCACGCATCGATCAGCCTGTCCCTCCACCCGCTGGCTATGCACCACAACCAGCATACGGCCAGCCTTATGGTGCCTACCCACCTCCTCCAGCTCAGGGTTACCCACCGCCGCCAGCTCAAGGCTACCCACCGGCAGGTTACCCGCCAGCAGGTTACCCCCAGGCCCAGGGCAGTTCATACCCTCCACCTGGTTCGTATCCCCCACCTGGTTCCTACCCCCCTCCGCAGGGCTACTACGGAAAGTAA
- the LOC109770280 gene encoding homeobox protein knotted-1-like 3, protein MQGVGDQGGGMEMSFGGGGGRGECSSSSAAAVAVAAASAAEAEERQLLKGEMAVHPLCEQLVAAHVGCLRVATPIDHLPLIDAQLAQSSGLLHSYSAHHRPFLSPHDKQELDSFLAQYLMLLCSFREQLQQHVRVHAVEAVMACREIEQSLQDLTGASLEEGMGATMSEDEDEGPPMIMEAAPMDMSSNGHDMMGFGPLVPTDTERSLMERVRQELKIELKQGFKSRIGDVREEILRKRRAGKLPGDTTTILKQWWQEHAKWPYPTEDDKAKLVEETGLQLKQINNWFINQRKRNWHNNSQTSTLKSKRKR, encoded by the exons ATGCAGGGCGTCGGTGACCAGGGAGGAGGCATGGAGATGAGCTTCGGGGGTGGGGGCGGCCGCGGGGAGTGCTCGTCGTCGtccgcggcggcggtggcggtcgcggcggcgtcggcggccgAGGCGGAGGAGCGGCAGCTGCTCAAGGGGGAGATGGCGGTGCACCCGCTTTGCGAGCAGCTGGTGGCGGCGCACGTCGGGTGCCTGCGCGTGGCCACCCCCATCGACCACCTCCCGCTCATCGACGCGCAGCTCGCGCAGTCCAGCGGCCTCCTCCACTCCTACTCCGCCCACCACCGCCCCTTCCTCTCCCCGCACGACAAGCAGGAGCTCGACTCCTTCCTC GCGCAGTACCTGATGCTGCTGTGCTCGTTCAGGGAGCAGCTGCAGCAGCACGTCCGGGTGCACGCCGTGGAGGCCGTCATGGCGTGCCGGGAGATCGAGCAGTCCCTGCAGGACCTGACTG GTGCGTCTTTGGAGGAAGGAATGGGGGCGACAATGTCCGAGGACGAGGATGAGGGGCCGCCGATGATCATGGAGGCGGCACCCATGGATATGAGCTCGAATGGACACGACATGATGGGCTTCGGCCCTCTGGTACCCACGGACACGGAGCGTTCCCTCATGGAGAGGGTCAGGCAAGAACTCAAAATTGAACTCAAACAG GGTTTCAAGTCAAGGATTGGAGACGTGAGGGAGGAGATACTCCGGAAGAGGAGGGCCGGGAAGTTGCCTGGGGACACCACCACCATACTGAAGCAATGGTGGCAGGAACACGCCAAGTGGCCCTACCCTACG GAAGACGATAAGgccaagcttgttgaagagaCTGGCCTGCAGCTGAAGCAAATCAACAACTGGTTCATCAATCAGAGGAAGCGCAACTGGCACAACAACTCCCAGACATCAACCCTCAAATCAAAGCGTAAAAG GTAG